One part of the Papaver somniferum cultivar HN1 unplaced genomic scaffold, ASM357369v1 unplaced-scaffold_43, whole genome shotgun sequence genome encodes these proteins:
- the LOC113342554 gene encoding uncharacterized protein LOC113342554 — MPSVGMIRSTRVFVPKSPSSSSSSVRSSKKLKIRRKKEIDSASGDWLNQRVNNFTSNNKVVVLNHQYESIMMEFNKETQSIGKEITVKKEPVLISDTEFVQSKRFGNVYSRKRRRLLNGGMEGVVQRNEERMFGKQFVRKQSKGRGNLGSKELNSSSSPLKEVELVVIRDSEENSLPPPVKESVDKRVVLSFLIDPTTATTSLSSGSQFLNSILRYMWKKKLRLSLLAAFMNDQTISRVFSAHGGIHLLQDSLPSSSSSSSSGICRIQRSRNNVPIFSVDFSAIPISFIRLHLAMSLECQRLPHCVQILLNGNVGSGKSLKKKRKVVEITGGNVLCLSSPVNKQICSRKFIVNPLSTVFYSDILNSDEPFFASGEDWVSTAVSNCEPRQNQRKSPLICQLNTEADLIPGNDWTPLVHEPKHKKKKLSKDPTYDPNTEVEADLFITGNDWTPRVHEPKHKKKKLSNDPTYNPYSELEGAALDSENEIDMPPCSASVLVLESDRCYRREGATVMLEYSSSKEWVLVIKEKDLVLYSYKPTDLPWSSMSKTNRFTLAMIWTGSNGWNLEFPDREDWYIFKKLHLECIRRNSKADLEKATPGPTVREVPALTQPIPVPIFRAIPDYGNCDYVPFVQPGVYITREDDRFTRYDADSGDEEWLGKVNNDRYRENSVSLEKFEELIEAFEKAVFYSLNNRIDESRAVALCSDTGQNLVVDVYRYWLKRRKQKRASPLIVFQGRPTKKVQSALNKPVLRKKRSIKKKREHLARGPRKLYFHEFDPEFDPIKQKEKEKEEEAHRIKKQKEDEARRIQKQKEDEALRIQKQKEDEALRIQNEQERVAQEEQVRKAREDHLRQSENADILRVEQATKAAQEKLELALQKRQRAQTLMGYADLAAEWATMAMKIAEAARISGSSETAASSYLDD, encoded by the exons ATGCCTTCAGTAGGGATGATCCGTTCCACTAGAGTATTTGTTCCAAAAtcaccttcatcttcatcatcatctgtgAGAAGTAGCAAGAAAttgaagataagaagaaaaaaagaaattgattcTGCTTCTGGTGATTGGTTGAATCAGAGAGTTAATAACTTTACATCTAATAATAAAGTTGTTGTTCTGAATCATCAGTATGAATCAATTATGATGGAATTCAACAAAGAAActcaatcaattggtaaagaAATTACTGTAAAGAAGGAACCAGTGTTGATATCTGATACTGAATTTGTTCAGAGTAAGAGGTTTGGGAATGTTTACAGTAGGAAAAGAAGGAGATTGTTGAATGGGGGAATGGAGGGGGTGGTTCAAAGGAATGAAGAAAGGATGTTTGGTAAGCAATTTGTTCGTAAACAATCGAAAGGGAGGGGAAATTTGGGGTCGAAGGAGTTgaattcatcatcatcaccacttaAAGAAGTGGAATTGGTGGTAATTAGGGATTCGGAGGAGAATTCATTGCCACCACCAGTTAAAGAATCAGTTGATAAAAGGGTTGTTCTTTCTTTTCTGATTGATCCTACTACTGCTACTACTTCATTGAGTAGTGGTTCTCAGTTTTTGAACTCTATTCTGAGATACATGTGGAAGAAGAAGTTAAGATTGTCACTTCTTGCTGCTTTCATGAATGATCAAACAATCTCCAGGGTTTTCTCTGCTCATGGTGGGATTCATCTTTTACAA GATtctttaccatcatcatcatcatcttcatcttctggaatTTGCAGGATTCAACGGAGTCGAAACAATGTACCTATATTTTCTGTTGATTTCTCTGCAATTCCTATTTCGTTTATTAGATTACATTTAGCTATGTCTTTAGAATGTCAAAGATTACCCCATTGTGTACAAATTTTACTGAATGGTAATGTGGGTTCTGGAAAGtctttgaagaagaagaggaaggtgGTTGAAATTACTGGTGGGAATGTGTTATGTTTGAGTTCCCCTGTGAATAAGCAGATTTGTTCGAGGAAATTTATTGTTAACCCACTGTCGACGGTTTTCTATTCGGATATTTTGAATTCGGATGAGCCTTTCTTTGCTTCCGGTGAGGATTGGGTTTCTACTGCAGTCTCTAATTGTGAACCTAGGCAGAATCAGAGGAAGTCTCCATTGATATGTCAGCTGAATACGGAGGCAGATTTGATACCTGGTAATGATTGGACTCCTCTAGTCCATGAACCtaaacacaagaagaagaagttatctaAGGATCCTACTTATGACCCTAATACGGAGGTGGAGgcggatttgtttataactgGTAATGATTGGACTCCTCGAGTTCATGAACCTAAacataagaagaagaagttatctaATGATCCTACTTATAACCCTTATAGTGAATTAGAAGGTGCCGCACTGGATTCAGAGAACGAGATTGATATGCCACCTTGCTCTGCAAGCGTATTAGTTCTTGAGTCGGATAGATGCTACAGGAGAGAAGGAGCGACAGTGATGTTAGAGTACTCGTCTTCGAAGGAGTGGGTACTCGTGATCAAGGAAAAAGACTTGGTCTTGTATAGCTATAAACCAACAGACTTGCCTTGGAGCTCTATGAGTAAGACTAATCGGTTTACTCTGGCAATGATATGGACTGGTTCAAATGGTTGGAATTTAGAGTTTCCTGACAGAGAAGACTGGTATATTTTTAAGAAGCTCCATCTGGAGTGTATTCGTAGGAACTCGAAGGCTGATTTGGAAAAGGCAACCCCTGGACCTACTGTTCGGGAAGTACCAGCTTTGACGCAGCCAATCCCTGTACCTATTTTTCGGGCAATACCAGATTATGGGAACTGTGATTATGTGCCATTTGTACAACCTGGTGTTTACATAACCAGGGAAGACGATAGGTTTACAAGGTACGATGCTGATTCAGGTGATGAAGAATGGTTGGGTAAAGTAAATAATGAtcgttacagagaaaatagtgtATCTTTGGAGAAGTTCGAGGAACTGATTGAGGCATTTGAGAAAGCTGTCTTTTATAGCCTTAATAACAGAATCGACGAGAGCAGGGCTGTCGCTCTTTGCTCAGATACAGGGCAGAACCTAGTGGTGGATGTGTATAGATATTGGCTGAAAAGACGGAAGCAAAAACGAGCTTCTCCGCTAATAGTTTTCCAG GGTCGACCAACAAAGAAGGTTCAGTCTGCTCTCAATAAGCCCGTATTACGTAAAAAAcgatcaataaagaagaaaagagaacatCTTGCCAGAGGCCCACGCAAACTTTACTTCCATG AGTTTGATCCGGAATTTGATCCAATAaaacagaaggaaaaagagaaggaaGAGGAAGCACATAGAATCAAAAAACAGAAGGAAGATGAAGCACGTAGAATTCAAAAACAGAAGGAAGACGAAGCACTTAGAATCCAAAAACAGAAGGAAGACGAAGCACTTAGAATCCAAAACGAGCAGGAACGTGTGGCTCAAGAAGAACAGGTGCGAAAAGCTCGTGAAGATCACTTACGTCAATCTGAAAATGCAGATATCCTCAGAGTTGAACAAGCAACTAAAGCTGCACAGGAAAAATTGGAATTAGCATTACAGAAACGTCAGCGAGCACAAACTCTAATGGGATATGCTGACTTGGCAGCAGAGTGGGCAACCATGGCAATGAAGATTGCCGAAGCTGCTCGAATATCCGGGTCTTCAGAGACAGCTGCTTCATCTTATCTGGATGATTGA